Proteins from a genomic interval of Collinsella sp. zg1085:
- the rbfA gene encoding 30S ribosome-binding factor RbfA — translation MKQTQVTRRLGHQLQEKLGYLLLFEIADPRLELTTITGVEVSLDRSYARVYVSADPASYDEVLEALDSAKGHLRSLLARSLDWRVVPDLDFRIDATTDEAERITRALEARPSTLDIEKDEAGYPLKAETTPDTADAYEC, via the coding sequence ATGAAGCAAACACAAGTCACTCGCCGCTTAGGGCATCAACTTCAGGAGAAGTTAGGTTATCTGCTGTTGTTTGAGATTGCAGACCCGCGTCTTGAGCTGACTACCATTACCGGTGTTGAGGTCTCCCTTGATAGGAGTTATGCCCGCGTATATGTCAGTGCTGACCCCGCCTCATATGATGAGGTGCTCGAAGCACTCGACTCAGCAAAAGGGCATCTACGGAGCCTTTTAGCGCGCTCGCTTGATTGGCGCGTGGTGCCCGACCTCGATTTTCGCATTGATGCAACAACGGATGAGGCCGAGCGAATTACTCGAGCACTTGAAGCACGTCCTTCAACGCTTGACATTGAGAAGGACGAGGCAGGCTACCCGCTCAAGGCCGAGACTACGCCAGATACAGCTGATGCATATGAGTGCTAA
- the rimP gene encoding ribosome maturation factor RimP: MIKSALETRIIDALEVEAVHQHIDIVDVEIVGATKAPCVRVRIDTCEGSAITLDEVTAQNAWIAAVVEELDPFSASYTLEVSSPGMARPLRRVQDIMNHIGAAVELSTTATEGRRRYSGTITAADEQEVVLSTDSGEQYRIAHAEIKKCNVKPVYDFTPLTEGN; this comes from the coding sequence ATGATAAAAAGTGCACTCGAGACGCGCATTATTGATGCCTTGGAGGTGGAAGCGGTTCATCAACACATTGACATTGTAGATGTTGAGATTGTTGGTGCAACCAAGGCGCCTTGTGTTCGCGTGCGTATCGACACCTGTGAGGGTAGTGCCATTACCCTTGATGAGGTGACCGCACAAAATGCTTGGATAGCTGCAGTTGTTGAAGAGCTTGACCCCTTTAGCGCGTCGTATACGCTTGAGGTGTCAAGTCCTGGCATGGCTCGTCCGTTGCGTCGTGTGCAAGATATCATGAATCATATTGGGGCAGCAGTTGAGCTTAGCACCACAGCAACAGAAGGTCGCCGCCGTTATTCAGGCACAATTACCGCGGCTGATGAGCAAGAAGTTGTGCTCAGCACTGATAGTGGTGAGCAATATCGCATTGCTCATGCTGAGATTAAAAAATGTAACGTGAAGCCGGTATATGACTTTACACCTCTAACGGAAGGAAACTAA
- a CDS encoding bifunctional oligoribonuclease/PAP phosphatase NrnA — translation MSANSTCTQARMTTVQLWERAWSLIEAAELIVISGHTNPDGDALGAGLGLGLALRETFPLKRIVNLLADDASVPRIYRFMAGTADMIPASAFEETPDVFISVDVPTLERLHYAASVAKRARSIIAIDHHPCEHEFTEHVIRIPEAASTASLIEEMLAAYGITPSPEAATCLMTGLVTDTGRFQYQNANPAAFACAARLVDAGAEPARIALEVYQSQRLEYLQLESLVMGRIRTLAHGLIAYSYVYASDLEICGVSLDECDGLVDVVRSVGGTEVCLFLKETEPGNIRGNLRSKGSLDISPIARYLQGGGHAAAAGFSFAGSIDEALVHILPRLIALVDEAGLMDTEVSE, via the coding sequence ATGAGTGCTAACTCAACATGTACCCAAGCTCGCATGACCACAGTTCAGCTGTGGGAGCGAGCTTGGTCACTCATTGAAGCTGCTGAGCTCATCGTCATTTCGGGGCATACTAACCCTGATGGAGATGCGTTAGGCGCTGGTCTTGGTCTTGGTCTTGCACTGCGTGAGACCTTTCCCTTAAAGCGCATCGTCAATTTACTTGCAGATGATGCTTCGGTGCCTCGAATATATCGCTTTATGGCAGGTACAGCCGATATGATTCCAGCTTCTGCCTTTGAGGAGACGCCTGATGTATTTATATCGGTTGATGTACCAACGCTTGAGCGCCTACACTATGCTGCCTCAGTTGCCAAGCGTGCGCGCTCGATTATTGCAATTGATCATCACCCGTGTGAGCATGAGTTTACCGAGCATGTGATACGTATTCCTGAAGCTGCTTCTACCGCGTCTCTCATTGAAGAGATGCTTGCGGCATACGGAATAACACCCTCACCTGAGGCAGCAACCTGCTTGATGACAGGCTTGGTTACCGATACCGGACGTTTTCAATATCAAAACGCCAATCCTGCTGCCTTTGCCTGTGCCGCTCGCTTAGTAGATGCGGGAGCAGAACCTGCGCGCATTGCACTTGAGGTATACCAAAGCCAGCGTCTTGAGTATCTTCAACTTGAGTCACTGGTGATGGGGCGCATTCGCACGCTTGCACACGGATTAATTGCATATAGCTATGTGTATGCGTCTGACCTTGAGATTTGCGGAGTATCACTCGACGAATGCGATGGTCTTGTTGATGTGGTTCGTTCCGTTGGCGGCACCGAAGTTTGCCTCTTTTTGAAAGAAACCGAGCCCGGCAATATTCGAGGAAACCTACGCAGTAAAGGAAGCCTTGATATATCGCCCATAGCTCGGTATCTCCAGGGCGGTGGTCACGCGGCGGCGGCTGGTTTTAGCTTTGCTGGAAGCATCGATGAGGCACTTGTCCACATTTTACCTCGTCTCATCGCACTTGTTGACGAAGCCGGTTTGATGGATACTGAGGTATCGGAATAG
- the nusA gene encoding transcription termination factor NusA: MASEMMEALLELCQERHIDQLYLIDRLEQSLAKSYAEILHLDWGAKVTIDRATGHIYVYKLIPIDDSMDEEGNFTEFEEIDVTPRDTSRIAAQHAKAEINAIVRNSAREQIYEEFSGRVGDLINGTVLQTTTDFTIVKIREGVEAELPHFDQRRYESERNERPQGERYMHNQRIKAVIIDVRDPNSSLPPVRGEHSRPPIVISRTHPALIKRLFEQEVPEIYEGTVEVKSIAREPGQRSKVAVHSLDERLDPVGACVGPKGSRVRAVVGELRGERVDVILWNEDPAVYVANALSPAKVSRVLIDEEKNYAGVIVPDDQLSLAIGKEGQNARLAARLTGWHIDIKNETLAADILKNVPAPLETTQDLLDSSEGDLEPERCAYIAESGVRCRNQARPGSRFCGVHEALSESGEDNVLGVEDLI, translated from the coding sequence ATGGCATCCGAAATGATGGAAGCATTGCTCGAACTGTGTCAAGAGCGCCACATCGATCAACTTTATTTGATTGACCGCCTCGAGCAGTCACTTGCTAAGAGCTACGCCGAGATTTTGCATCTTGACTGGGGTGCTAAAGTCACCATCGATCGCGCTACCGGTCATATTTATGTATACAAGCTCATTCCTATCGATGACTCGATGGACGAAGAGGGCAATTTCACTGAGTTTGAAGAGATTGATGTAACGCCGCGTGATACATCGCGTATCGCAGCTCAACATGCAAAAGCTGAGATTAATGCCATTGTACGCAATTCTGCTCGCGAGCAAATCTATGAGGAGTTCTCGGGGCGCGTAGGCGACTTAATTAACGGCACCGTGCTGCAAACTACAACAGACTTCACTATTGTAAAGATTCGTGAAGGTGTTGAGGCAGAGCTTCCACACTTTGATCAGCGCCGTTACGAGTCTGAACGCAATGAGCGTCCTCAAGGCGAGCGCTACATGCACAACCAGCGCATCAAAGCCGTTATCATTGATGTTCGTGACCCCAATTCGAGTTTGCCTCCCGTGCGTGGTGAGCATAGTCGTCCGCCAATTGTTATCTCACGTACGCACCCAGCACTCATTAAGCGTCTCTTTGAGCAGGAAGTTCCAGAGATTTATGAGGGTACGGTTGAGGTTAAATCTATTGCTCGTGAGCCAGGACAGCGCTCTAAGGTAGCTGTTCACTCTCTTGACGAGCGCCTTGACCCGGTGGGCGCGTGCGTTGGCCCTAAGGGCAGTCGTGTACGTGCGGTTGTCGGTGAGCTTCGTGGCGAGCGCGTAGACGTTATTTTGTGGAATGAAGACCCTGCGGTTTATGTTGCAAATGCTCTTTCGCCTGCAAAGGTTTCACGCGTACTTATTGATGAAGAAAAGAACTATGCCGGTGTAATTGTTCCAGATGACCAGCTGTCTTTAGCCATTGGCAAGGAAGGTCAAAACGCTCGTCTTGCTGCGCGTTTAACCGGCTGGCATATCGATATTAAGAATGAAACGCTTGCAGCAGATATTCTTAAGAATGTTCCTGCGCCACTTGAGACAACGCAGGATTTGCTTGATTCGAGCGAGGGCGACCTTGAGCCTGAGCGCTGCGCCTACATTGCTGAGTCAGGTGTGCGTTGCCGCAATCAAGCACGTCCGGGCTCACGTTTCTGCGGCGTGCATGAAGCTTTGAGCGAGAGCGGCGAAGACAATGTTTTGGGTGTTGAGGACCTGATTTAG
- the infB gene encoding translation initiation factor IF-2, giving the protein MAKVRVSSLAKDFGMTSKELMGYLAEMKIPVKSASSTLEDAYVSMVKKKLAPVLEARAAEVEAQKAAEAAAERAEEEQKAAEAESERRAAEARREEERRLSQAARTAEETSRAIAAAAEAEARRQAEEARRQAELEAKRRAVPASDSGSRFRSLLDQIAAQEAALKEKEETVAPAPSAEPRKSGRSRKGERNERKNESPREAAPRRRSSAQPAIPAGLDVPSPEKASKKKRRGPAHTEEDHYARMAREAEEYSRERVLEEARAAVEEASRESTGRRKKRKEKREREAAAAQQERKIEEAKAQGLSPDELDAIRVTEGITVAELAEAMDVNPNDIIKRLFLLGTPLTMTQTMSNELVELVADDMGRQIKIVSPEEENSFSFYDDPNDLVPRPPVVTVMGHVDHGKTSLLDAIRHTGVTATEAGGITQHIGASQVSINDRIITFVDTPGHEAFTAMRARGAKVTDVVVLVVAADDGVMPQTVEAINHSKAAGVPIVVAVNKCDKPDANPDRVRQELTEYGVIPEEWGGQNMFVNVSAKQGEGIDDLLETILLQSDVLELKANPDTFASGYILEGKLDRGRGSVATLLVARGTLHVGDALVAGQCWGRVRAMLNPRGEQVSVATPSDPVEILGLSAVPGAGDEFRVFEDDRDARDLAEQRALKARIEEQNKVKHVTLETLFTEMNNNELSELNLVVKADVQGSIEALADALAKMDQSEVRINIIHSAVGAISETDVTLAAASNAIIVGFGVRPQGKARDLAEREQVQIKTYSIIYKAIEDIDAARIGMLKPTEEEIQTGSAEVRDTFRVPKAGLIAGCMVIEGEISRDDKVRVVRDGVVIFDGVFGSMRRFKDDVKVVKSGYECGLGIEKYQDIKVGDILEAYKIVEVARTE; this is encoded by the coding sequence ATGGCAAAGGTTCGCGTTTCGAGTCTCGCAAAAGACTTTGGCATGACGTCAAAAGAATTGATGGGCTATCTCGCTGAGATGAAAATCCCCGTAAAGTCAGCATCTTCCACCTTGGAAGATGCCTATGTGTCGATGGTGAAGAAAAAGCTTGCTCCCGTGCTTGAGGCACGTGCGGCAGAGGTTGAGGCACAAAAGGCAGCTGAGGCGGCGGCTGAGCGTGCAGAAGAAGAGCAAAAGGCTGCCGAGGCAGAATCTGAGCGCCGTGCTGCTGAAGCGCGCCGTGAAGAAGAGCGTCGTTTGTCGCAGGCTGCTCGCACAGCAGAAGAAACAAGCCGTGCTATTGCCGCAGCTGCTGAGGCCGAGGCGCGTCGCCAGGCAGAAGAAGCACGCCGTCAAGCCGAGCTTGAAGCAAAACGCCGCGCCGTTCCAGCAAGCGATTCGGGTTCGCGTTTCCGCTCGCTTCTCGATCAAATTGCGGCACAAGAAGCCGCACTTAAAGAAAAAGAAGAGACGGTAGCACCTGCTCCGTCCGCTGAGCCACGCAAGAGCGGGCGTTCACGCAAGGGTGAGCGAAACGAGCGTAAAAACGAAAGCCCTCGTGAGGCAGCCCCGCGTCGTCGTAGCAGTGCACAACCTGCAATTCCTGCAGGTCTTGATGTTCCCTCACCAGAAAAAGCCTCCAAGAAAAAGCGTCGTGGACCTGCTCATACCGAGGAAGACCATTATGCTCGTATGGCACGCGAGGCAGAAGAATACAGCCGCGAGCGGGTTCTTGAAGAAGCACGCGCAGCAGTTGAGGAAGCAAGTCGCGAGAGTACGGGCCGTCGTAAAAAGCGCAAAGAGAAGCGTGAGCGTGAAGCTGCAGCCGCTCAGCAAGAGCGCAAGATTGAAGAGGCAAAAGCACAAGGTCTCTCACCAGATGAGCTGGATGCAATTCGTGTAACTGAAGGCATTACGGTTGCTGAGCTTGCAGAAGCTATGGATGTCAATCCAAACGACATTATCAAGCGCCTCTTCTTGCTGGGAACACCGCTCACTATGACGCAAACGATGTCAAATGAGCTTGTTGAGCTTGTGGCTGATGATATGGGGCGCCAAATCAAGATTGTGAGCCCCGAAGAAGAGAATAGCTTTAGCTTCTACGATGACCCCAATGACTTGGTGCCTCGCCCGCCTGTTGTTACGGTTATGGGCCACGTTGACCACGGCAAAACATCGCTTTTGGACGCAATTCGCCATACGGGCGTTACAGCAACTGAGGCAGGCGGCATAACGCAGCATATCGGTGCTTCGCAGGTTTCAATCAACGATCGCATTATTACGTTTGTTGATACACCTGGTCATGAGGCATTTACGGCTATGCGTGCCCGTGGTGCTAAGGTAACAGACGTTGTTGTGTTGGTTGTTGCTGCTGATGACGGCGTTATGCCGCAAACTGTTGAGGCTATCAACCACTCTAAAGCAGCTGGGGTACCTATTGTAGTTGCGGTAAACAAATGCGATAAGCCAGATGCTAACCCTGATCGCGTTCGTCAAGAACTAACCGAATACGGCGTCATTCCTGAGGAATGGGGCGGTCAGAACATGTTTGTTAACGTAAGTGCTAAGCAGGGTGAAGGCATTGATGATTTGCTTGAAACCATTTTGCTGCAATCAGATGTACTCGAGCTTAAAGCTAACCCGGATACCTTTGCCTCTGGTTATATCTTAGAAGGAAAACTTGATCGCGGTCGTGGCTCGGTGGCAACCCTTTTGGTTGCACGCGGTACACTGCATGTTGGCGATGCCTTGGTGGCAGGTCAGTGCTGGGGTCGTGTGCGTGCTATGCTCAACCCGCGTGGTGAGCAGGTAAGCGTTGCTACACCATCAGACCCTGTTGAGATTTTGGGTCTCTCGGCGGTGCCGGGCGCAGGCGATGAGTTCCGTGTCTTTGAAGATGACCGTGATGCCCGTGATTTGGCTGAGCAACGTGCTCTCAAAGCGCGTATCGAGGAGCAAAATAAGGTCAAGCACGTAACCTTAGAAACGCTCTTTACTGAGATGAACAACAACGAACTAAGCGAGCTTAACCTAGTGGTTAAGGCTGATGTTCAGGGCTCCATTGAGGCACTTGCCGATGCACTAGCCAAGATGGACCAGTCTGAGGTTCGCATTAACATCATTCACTCAGCAGTAGGCGCCATCTCAGAAACCGATGTTACGCTCGCTGCTGCTTCAAACGCCATTATTGTTGGCTTTGGTGTACGCCCGCAGGGTAAGGCACGTGACCTAGCTGAGCGGGAGCAGGTGCAAATTAAGACCTACTCCATCATCTACAAGGCAATTGAGGATATTGATGCCGCGCGTATTGGTATGCTCAAGCCCACCGAAGAAGAGATTCAAACTGGTTCTGCTGAGGTTCGCGATACCTTCCGGGTACCCAAGGCTGGCCTCATTGCAGGTTGCATGGTTATCGAGGGAGAAATTTCACGTGACGACAAGGTTCGCGTTGTGCGTGACGGTGTGGTTATCTTCGACGGTGTCTTTGGCTCCATGCGTCGCTTCAAAGACGATGTAAAGGTAGTCAAGTCTGGCTATGAATGCGGTCTTGGTATCGAGAAGTACCAGGACATCAAAGTGGGCGATATCCTTGAAGCATATAAGATTGTTGAGGTTGCTCGTACCGAGTAG
- the leuS gene encoding leucine--tRNA ligase: protein MCQNHTQHALSSSSLPEIPEYQPQLIEPAWVHAWEQEHLFEATNHRDRPKKYILEMFPYPSGDLHMGHARNYTIGDAMARQAHMRGFDVLHPIGFDAFGLPAENAAIKHKTQAAAWTYKNMDQALATMRRMGFSYDMNRLVKTCSPDYYRWGQWIFEKLYERGLAYRKMNPVNWCPTCETVLANEQVSEGRCWRCDSLVEKRDLEQWYIKITAYSEELLADLEKLPGWPERVKHMQANWIGRSEGAELDFRLCNADGNPILGDEGIITVFTTRADTLFGCCFFLLAPEYEGLAELVAGSPYEADVLRVIEEAKHVSALERAQGELEKRGAFTGRYVINPINGAKIPVWVANYVISDYGTGAVMAVPSGDERDFEFARTYDLPIVPVVLAEDDPLYEELANEADIRVSQVTWESAYTADGRLVQSGPYTGLLAGKHSEAEQRIVADLEEAGLGRRSVQYRLRDWLISRQRYWGNPIPMIHCEHCGIVSVPEDQLPVVLPEDIDVAAGESLASRPDFYEVVCPRCGKAARRETDTMDTFTCSSWYYLRYCDPHNSELPFSRELADYWMGVDNYIGGIEHAILHLLYSRFITKALRDLGLVGIDEPFKNLLCQGMVKDHEGQTMSKSKGNVVPPSSVIEPLGADTMRLAILFIAPPEKDFNWDEKAVAGAHRFIKRVWQLIWRASYLSQGNTDFDKAALDEMALTLYRERHRTLAKCTNDFDRQQFNTAISAIMELVNAFDSYLKKTTDPVAGLIGQVATDIVAMLSPICPFVSEELWHQALGHTESVYQASWPSFDVSEAQADGVEIAVQVLGKVRAHVVVAVDATQDEMSEAAIQAAQKWIQDKPIKKAICVPGRLVNLIV, encoded by the coding sequence ATGTGTCAAAACCATACTCAGCATGCGTTGAGTTCATCATCGCTGCCTGAAATTCCTGAATATCAGCCTCAGCTTATAGAACCGGCTTGGGTGCATGCGTGGGAGCAAGAGCATCTCTTTGAGGCAACTAATCACCGTGATCGCCCTAAGAAATATATTCTTGAGATGTTTCCCTATCCCTCGGGCGATTTACATATGGGTCATGCGCGCAACTACACCATCGGAGACGCCATGGCGCGCCAAGCGCATATGCGTGGCTTTGACGTATTGCATCCCATTGGTTTTGATGCCTTTGGTTTGCCTGCAGAAAATGCGGCTATCAAACATAAAACTCAAGCAGCTGCATGGACCTACAAAAATATGGACCAAGCCCTTGCCACCATGCGGCGCATGGGCTTTTCCTACGATATGAATCGCTTAGTTAAAACCTGTAGCCCCGATTATTATCGATGGGGTCAGTGGATTTTTGAGAAACTCTATGAGCGGGGTCTTGCATATCGCAAAATGAATCCCGTGAACTGGTGTCCCACTTGTGAGACTGTACTCGCTAACGAACAGGTGAGCGAGGGTCGGTGCTGGCGCTGTGACTCACTGGTCGAAAAGCGCGATCTTGAGCAGTGGTATATTAAAATTACCGCCTATTCCGAAGAACTTCTCGCTGATTTAGAGAAGCTGCCGGGCTGGCCTGAGCGTGTAAAGCATATGCAAGCAAATTGGATTGGTCGCTCAGAAGGTGCAGAGCTTGACTTTAGGCTTTGCAACGCTGATGGCAACCCAATACTTGGTGATGAGGGTATTATTACCGTTTTTACCACGCGCGCTGACACCTTGTTTGGCTGCTGCTTCTTCTTGTTAGCTCCAGAATATGAGGGTTTAGCTGAACTTGTTGCAGGGAGCCCCTATGAGGCAGACGTTTTACGGGTCATCGAAGAGGCAAAGCACGTTTCAGCTCTTGAGCGCGCACAGGGTGAGCTGGAGAAGCGCGGTGCTTTTACCGGTCGCTATGTCATTAACCCTATTAACGGTGCAAAAATTCCGGTTTGGGTTGCAAACTATGTTATCTCTGACTATGGCACCGGCGCTGTTATGGCTGTTCCTTCAGGCGATGAGCGCGACTTTGAATTTGCGCGCACCTATGATTTGCCAATTGTGCCTGTGGTACTTGCAGAGGATGACCCGCTGTATGAGGAGCTAGCTAATGAGGCGGATATACGGGTTTCTCAGGTAACGTGGGAGAGCGCCTATACCGCTGATGGTCGCTTGGTGCAATCTGGTCCATATACGGGACTTTTGGCTGGTAAACATTCTGAGGCAGAGCAGCGTATCGTCGCCGATCTTGAAGAGGCTGGACTTGGTCGGCGCTCGGTGCAATATCGCCTGCGCGACTGGCTCATCTCACGGCAGCGGTATTGGGGCAATCCAATTCCTATGATTCACTGCGAGCACTGCGGTATTGTAAGTGTTCCAGAAGACCAACTACCTGTTGTTTTACCAGAGGATATCGATGTTGCAGCAGGGGAGAGCCTTGCAAGTCGTCCAGATTTCTATGAGGTGGTCTGCCCGCGCTGTGGAAAAGCTGCGCGCCGCGAAACTGATACCATGGACACCTTTACCTGTTCTAGCTGGTATTATTTGCGCTATTGTGATCCACATAATAGTGAGCTTCCGTTTTCACGTGAGCTTGCTGATTATTGGATGGGAGTCGATAACTATATTGGTGGCATTGAGCATGCAATTTTGCATCTCTTATATTCGCGCTTTATCACTAAGGCACTTCGTGATTTAGGGCTCGTAGGCATTGATGAGCCGTTCAAAAATTTGTTATGCCAAGGCATGGTAAAAGACCATGAGGGTCAAACTATGTCAAAATCCAAAGGGAATGTGGTGCCGCCAAGCTCTGTTATTGAGCCTCTAGGTGCTGATACTATGCGTCTAGCCATTCTGTTTATAGCGCCTCCTGAAAAAGATTTTAACTGGGATGAAAAGGCAGTTGCAGGAGCACATCGTTTTATTAAACGTGTTTGGCAGCTCATTTGGCGCGCATCTTATCTTTCTCAAGGCAACACAGACTTTGACAAAGCTGCGCTTGATGAAATGGCGCTCACCCTGTATCGAGAGCGGCATCGAACCCTAGCAAAGTGCACAAACGACTTTGATCGTCAGCAGTTTAATACTGCTATTTCTGCCATCATGGAGCTGGTCAACGCATTTGATAGCTATCTTAAAAAGACAACAGACCCTGTTGCTGGCCTTATTGGTCAAGTAGCCACCGATATTGTTGCTATGTTGTCGCCGATTTGTCCTTTTGTAAGCGAAGAGCTTTGGCATCAAGCGCTCGGACATACTGAGAGTGTGTATCAGGCGAGCTGGCCTAGCTTTGATGTATCAGAGGCACAGGCTGATGGTGTTGAGATTGCCGTGCAAGTGTTAGGAAAAGTTCGCGCGCATGTGGTGGTTGCTGTGGATGCTACGCAAGATGAAATGAGCGAGGCAGCTATTCAGGCGGCGCAAAAATGGATTCAAGATAAGCCTATTAAGAAAGCCATCTGTGTTCCTGGGCGCTTAGTCAATCTTATCGTGTAG
- the truB gene encoding tRNA pseudouridine(55) synthase TruB produces the protein MAKKSVVSPINALVAVDKPLHMSSHDVVANARRSLSIRRIGHAGTLDPAATGVMILGIGQATRLLGQITLDKKSYVAQISFGIQTTTDDAEGDVVLRAPVPDVLSSFDYAARFVSGLVGTSKQVPPVYSAISIDGVRAYRRARQGEKLELSPRPIEIFDAQLINISPAGAEHALTWTLALTVSKGTYIRALARDIGRNLGSAAHISALQRTASGSISLDVALSLDRLSVDTVKTHALNPLAVLNIPSFDVNEAQLIDVHVGRSLTDLSDCPVGRIGLTCAGQLHALAAYDGKHCVMETVFPQALDGCDEHRLREGR, from the coding sequence ATGGCAAAAAAATCTGTAGTTTCGCCCATCAACGCTTTGGTGGCTGTTGATAAACCGCTGCATATGAGTTCGCATGATGTCGTTGCCAATGCACGGCGCTCCTTGTCGATTCGGCGTATTGGGCACGCAGGAACTCTCGATCCAGCGGCAACAGGCGTCATGATTTTGGGCATTGGGCAGGCTACACGCTTGCTTGGTCAAATTACCCTCGACAAAAAAAGCTATGTGGCACAAATTAGCTTTGGCATACAAACCACAACAGATGATGCAGAAGGTGACGTAGTGCTGCGCGCTCCTGTGCCTGATGTGCTTTCAAGTTTTGATTATGCAGCTCGCTTTGTTTCTGGTCTTGTTGGTACATCTAAGCAGGTACCACCGGTGTACTCAGCCATCTCGATAGATGGCGTGCGTGCATATCGGCGAGCACGCCAAGGTGAAAAGCTTGAGCTTTCGCCACGTCCGATTGAGATTTTTGATGCTCAGCTCATCAATATCTCACCTGCTGGAGCAGAACACGCACTTACTTGGACGCTCGCGCTTACCGTAAGTAAGGGAACCTACATACGCGCACTTGCCAGAGACATAGGGCGCAATTTAGGGAGTGCAGCTCATATCTCGGCACTTCAAAGAACCGCTTCAGGTTCGATTAGCTTAGATGTGGCGCTTTCGCTTGATAGGCTCAGTGTTGATACGGTTAAAACACATGCGCTCAATCCGTTAGCTGTGCTTAATATTCCAAGCTTTGATGTGAATGAAGCGCAGCTCATTGATGTTCATGTTGGCCGTTCACTCACCGATTTATCTGATTGTCCCGTGGGTAGAATTGGGCTTACCTGTGCAGGCCAGCTGCATGCACTTGCAGCATACGATGGTAAGCACTGTGTTATGGAAACGGTATTTCCGCAAGCCTTA